In Sedimentibacter sp. MB31-C6, one genomic interval encodes:
- a CDS encoding NAD(P)/FAD-dependent oxidoreductase, with amino-acid sequence MEVAIIGGGASGLIAAIVAKRNKANVKIYEKMNRVGKKILATGNGRCNFTNMYISLDRYHGTNIKKAAKVLNFFDLSYTLSFFEDLGIYVYTDESGKVYPNSLQASSILDVLRYEIERLNIETITEFEVRELRKNKEKFSIIGSDRTCYADKVILCCGGKASPQLGSDGRGYEIAKSLGHNVIEPFPALVQLRLEGKYFKRMNGVKFEGTVKAFTDKKSVREDNGEILFTDYGISGPPILQISRKVLEEMYKGANVFLSVDMFPNLSKLMLYDIISDRFKRIGYKNLEDSLIGLINKKLIPVVLIEAGLERKDIKCSKLNKREIYKIIDILKEWKFKVVGHNNWLQAQVTAGGIDLSGINNDTLESKKVKGLYFAGEILDVDGDCGGFNLQWAWSSGYTAGYFSSII; translated from the coding sequence ATGGAAGTTGCTATTATTGGTGGAGGAGCTTCAGGACTTATAGCTGCTATAGTAGCTAAGAGAAATAAAGCAAATGTAAAAATTTATGAAAAAATGAATAGAGTTGGTAAAAAAATATTAGCTACTGGTAATGGCAGATGCAATTTTACTAATATGTATATTTCTTTAGACAGATATCATGGAACAAATATTAAGAAAGCAGCTAAAGTGTTAAATTTTTTTGATTTAAGTTATACTCTTTCATTTTTCGAAGATTTAGGTATTTATGTATATACTGATGAAAGTGGCAAAGTTTATCCAAATTCTTTGCAAGCTTCAAGTATTTTGGATGTCCTGAGATATGAAATAGAAAGATTAAATATAGAAACAATAACTGAATTTGAAGTTCGTGAATTAAGAAAGAATAAAGAAAAGTTCAGTATTATAGGTAGTGACAGAACTTGTTATGCAGACAAGGTTATTTTGTGTTGTGGCGGAAAGGCAAGTCCTCAATTAGGTTCAGATGGTAGGGGATATGAAATTGCTAAATCTCTAGGACATAATGTAATTGAGCCTTTTCCAGCTTTAGTACAGCTTAGACTTGAAGGTAAATATTTCAAAAGGATGAATGGAGTTAAATTTGAAGGAACTGTAAAAGCATTTACTGACAAAAAGTCTGTTAGGGAAGATAACGGAGAAATTCTTTTTACAGACTATGGAATTTCAGGCCCACCTATATTACAAATTAGTAGGAAAGTACTAGAAGAAATGTATAAGGGTGCAAATGTATTTTTATCAGTTGATATGTTTCCTAACTTAAGTAAATTGATGCTTTATGATATTATAAGTGATAGATTTAAAAGAATAGGTTATAAAAATCTGGAAGATAGTTTAATAGGGTTAATTAACAAAAAACTAATTCCAGTAGTATTAATAGAAGCTGGCTTAGAAAGAAAAGATATAAAATGTAGCAAACTAAATAAAAGAGAAATATATAAAATAATAGATATATTAAAAGAATGGAAATTTAAAGTTGTAGGACATAATAATTGGCTACAAGCACAAGTTACTGCAGGTGGAATTGACTTATCAGGCATAAATAATGATACCCTTGAATCTAAAAAAGTGAAAGGTTTATACTTTGCAGGTGAAATACTTGATGTTGATGGTGATTGTGGAGGATTTAATTTGCAATGGGCGTGGAGCTCAGGATATACAGCTGGGTATTTCAGTTCTATTATATAG
- a CDS encoding NAD(P)/FAD-dependent oxidoreductase: protein MIRIQQVKLPIEHTEEDLTNKTAEALRVKKEEIKSLSVFRKSIDARKKDNIMFIYALDVELYNDIKISKRNNNISVVEPFIYEIEPTGEKLLGKRPVIVGSGPAGLFCGLLLAEKGYNPIIIERGKKVKERVKDIEKFWRDGTLNETSNIQFGEGGAGTFSDGKLNTLIKDRSKRGKRVLEEFVEAGAPEEILYVNKPHIGTDLLRDVLVKIRKKVIELGGTYRFEEKVTDIRVRDDNLIRVITENDIIDTDILVLAIGHSARDTFEMLNNKIELKAKPLAIGVRIEHPQSMISEAQYGEMAGHPSLGPADYKFVHKCKNGRSVYTFCMCPGGMVTGSSSEKGGVVTNGMSFYDRDLENANAAIVVSVTPEDFGGDEDPLAGIEFQRKFEEKAFELGGGNYHAPVQLLKDFVEKRTSTTFGDIYPTYRPGSTFANLWECLPDYVCQSLVEGICAFGNWLSGFDRPDAVLTGVETRTSSPLRIIRDDSMQSNVKGIYPCGEGSGYAGGIMSAAIDGLKVAEQIIKTYKPMKKD, encoded by the coding sequence ATGATTAGAATACAGCAAGTAAAGCTTCCAATAGAACATACTGAAGAAGATTTAACTAATAAAACTGCTGAAGCCTTAAGAGTAAAGAAAGAAGAAATTAAATCCTTGTCAGTATTCAGGAAATCAATAGATGCTAGAAAAAAAGACAATATAATGTTTATATATGCTTTAGATGTAGAACTTTATAATGATATAAAAATTTCAAAAAGAAATAATAATATTTCGGTTGTAGAACCATTTATATATGAAATTGAACCTACTGGTGAAAAATTATTGGGCAAAAGACCTGTAATTGTAGGTAGTGGACCAGCAGGATTGTTCTGTGGACTGCTTTTAGCAGAAAAGGGATATAATCCAATAATTATCGAAAGAGGTAAAAAAGTTAAAGAACGCGTTAAAGATATAGAAAAGTTTTGGAGAGATGGAACTTTAAATGAAACTTCAAACATTCAGTTTGGAGAAGGTGGAGCAGGAACATTTTCTGACGGGAAGTTAAATACATTAATTAAAGATAGATCAAAAAGAGGAAAAAGAGTTCTTGAAGAATTTGTTGAAGCTGGAGCACCTGAAGAAATATTATATGTTAATAAACCTCATATTGGGACAGATTTATTAAGAGATGTTTTAGTAAAGATTAGAAAAAAAGTTATTGAACTTGGTGGAACTTATAGATTTGAAGAGAAAGTAACTGATATAAGAGTAAGAGACGATAATTTAATTCGTGTAATTACTGAAAATGATATAATTGATACAGATATACTAGTTCTTGCAATTGGACATAGTGCTAGAGATACTTTTGAAATGTTAAATAATAAAATAGAGCTAAAAGCAAAACCTCTTGCAATAGGAGTTAGAATTGAACATCCTCAAAGTATGATAAGTGAAGCTCAATATGGTGAGATGGCTGGACATCCATCTCTAGGACCTGCTGATTATAAATTTGTTCATAAGTGTAAGAACGGCAGATCAGTTTATACTTTTTGTATGTGTCCTGGTGGTATGGTTACTGGTTCTTCATCTGAAAAAGGTGGAGTTGTTACAAATGGTATGAGCTTTTATGATAGAGATTTGGAAAATGCTAATGCAGCAATTGTAGTATCAGTTACACCAGAGGATTTTGGAGGCGATGAAGATCCTCTTGCTGGAATAGAGTTTCAAAGGAAATTTGAAGAAAAGGCATTTGAGTTAGGTGGTGGAAATTACCATGCACCAGTACAGTTGTTAAAAGATTTTGTAGAGAAGAGAACATCTACTACTTTTGGAGATATTTATCCAACATACAGACCTGGTTCTACATTTGCAAATCTTTGGGAGTGTTTGCCAGACTATGTGTGCCAAAGTTTAGTTGAGGGCATATGTGCCTTTGGAAATTGGTTATCAGGATTCGATAGACCTGATGCAGTTTTAACTGGAGTCGAAACGAGGACATCGTCTCCTCTTAGAATTATTAGAGATGATAGTATGCAAAGCAATGTAAAGGGAATATATCCTTGTGGAGAAGGTTCGGGTTATGCTGGAGGTATTATGTCTGCTGCAATAGATGGACTTAAAGTTGCTGAACAAATAATTAAAACATATAAACCTATGAAAAAAGACTAA
- a CDS encoding DMT family transporter, with protein MNINKNKSIILMLVSSFTFSSMQIIVKLLPNIPLIEKVFFRNLISILVAFYILRKNNLSFFGLQENRKYLFYRFIFGFAGIILFFYATTQMLTADAAMLNKLSPIFVTVLAHFFLKERINKIQITSLIISLIGASLVIKPEFNSAVLPAIAGLLSAVVSGAAYIFITSIGKKENVYTIVFFFSFFSALSCLPFFYFEFIIPNIYELSLLLLLGLLAAIGQVALTCAYNNCQASEISIYDYSNIVFSFILAYIFLSEIPDILSTIGGTLIISASFILFLYNKRN; from the coding sequence ATGAATATAAATAAAAATAAATCCATCATATTAATGCTAGTTTCATCATTTACTTTTTCTTCTATGCAGATAATTGTAAAACTACTGCCTAATATTCCTTTAATTGAAAAAGTGTTCTTTAGAAATTTAATAAGCATTTTAGTGGCTTTTTATATATTAAGAAAGAATAATTTAAGTTTTTTTGGTCTTCAAGAAAACAGAAAATATCTTTTCTATCGTTTTATTTTTGGCTTTGCTGGAATTATATTGTTTTTTTATGCAACAACACAAATGTTAACTGCTGATGCAGCAATGCTTAATAAATTATCCCCAATTTTCGTAACTGTATTAGCACATTTTTTCCTAAAAGAAAGAATTAATAAAATACAGATAACTTCATTAATAATTTCTTTAATAGGAGCATCACTAGTTATAAAACCAGAATTTAATTCAGCAGTGTTACCTGCTATCGCAGGTTTGCTTTCTGCTGTTGTTTCTGGTGCAGCTTACATTTTTATTACATCTATAGGCAAAAAGGAGAATGTGTATACTATAGTATTCTTTTTCTCCTTTTTTTCTGCATTAAGTTGTCTCCCGTTTTTCTATTTTGAATTTATTATACCAAATATTTATGAATTAAGTTTACTATTATTACTAGGTTTACTTGCAGCTATAGGCCAAGTAGCATTGACATGTGCATACAATAATTGTCAAGCTTCTGAAATTTCTATATATGACTATTCTAATATAGTCTTTTCATTTATATTAGCATATATTTTTTTATCAGAGATTCCCGATATTTTAAGTACAATTGGCGGAACTCTAATAATATCTGCATCTTTTATTTTATTTTTATACAATAAGAGAAATTAA
- a CDS encoding Lrp/AsnC family transcriptional regulator: MDHTDIKIINILQTDGRISMKELGKEVSLSPPAVAERVKRLEDLGVIMRYKAVINNEKVGKPICALINASIKPEKQDNFLEFANNSEEIVECHHVTGPHSMIMKAYLREMTHLEELVGKIQFFGNTETFIIMSSPIDGKQI; the protein is encoded by the coding sequence ATGGATCATACAGATATAAAAATCATAAATATATTACAAACTGACGGCAGAATTTCTATGAAAGAATTAGGAAAAGAAGTTTCACTGAGTCCGCCAGCAGTGGCAGAAAGAGTTAAAAGACTAGAAGACCTAGGCGTTATTATGCGTTATAAAGCAGTAATAAATAATGAAAAAGTAGGGAAACCTATATGTGCATTAATTAATGCATCAATAAAGCCAGAAAAGCAGGATAATTTTTTAGAATTCGCAAATAATTCTGAAGAAATAGTTGAATGTCATCATGTTACAGGACCTCACAGTATGATTATGAAAGCATATTTAAGAGAAATGACACATCTAGAAGAACTGGTGGGGAAGATTCAATTTTTTGGAAATACAGAAACATTTATTATAATGTCTAGTCCAATAGATGGGAAACAAATTTAA
- a CDS encoding oxaloacetate decarboxylase subunit alpha: MSKLKITETSLRDGHQSLIATRLTTDEILPIVSEMDKIGYHSMEVWGGATFDSCLRFLNEDPWERLRKIKANVKNTKLQMLSRGQNILGYKNYPDDIVEKFLKNAIYEGIDIVRVFDALNDFRNFKKSIEVVKREGAHCQCAISYTISPIHTQDYYLKLIKDFENAGADSICIKDMSGILLPFEAYKLVKAIKEVTNLPIEIHNHCTSGIAEMTLLKAIEAGVDIVDTAISPLSSGTSQPCTESLALTLKGTERDPELDIQTLSTVADYFKPIVNKYVDNGTLSSKVLMTEPKTLQYQIPGGMLSNLISQMKSLNAEDKFETVLAEVPKVRADLGYPPLVTPMSQMVGAQAVFNVISGGRYKIIPTEIKEYARGKYGSPAVPISTEIKEKIIGNEEVITVRPADLLEDAYDNFKAEIGNLAKTEQDVLSYALFPKVAKEFLEKR; the protein is encoded by the coding sequence ATGTCAAAGCTAAAAATAACAGAAACTTCGTTAAGAGATGGACACCAATCTCTTATTGCAACTAGACTGACAACTGATGAAATATTACCTATTGTTTCAGAAATGGATAAGATAGGATATCATTCAATGGAAGTTTGGGGAGGAGCTACTTTTGATAGTTGTTTAAGATTCTTAAACGAAGATCCTTGGGAAAGGCTTAGGAAAATCAAAGCTAATGTTAAAAATACTAAACTTCAGATGCTTTCTAGAGGACAAAATATATTAGGATATAAAAATTATCCTGATGATATTGTTGAAAAATTTTTAAAAAATGCAATTTACGAAGGAATTGATATTGTAAGGGTATTTGATGCTTTAAATGATTTTAGAAACTTCAAAAAATCAATTGAAGTTGTAAAAAGGGAAGGAGCCCACTGTCAATGTGCAATTTCTTATACTATAAGTCCAATTCACACACAAGATTACTACTTGAAATTAATAAAGGACTTTGAAAATGCCGGAGCTGATTCTATATGTATAAAAGATATGTCAGGAATTTTGCTACCATTTGAAGCTTACAAATTAGTTAAAGCTATAAAAGAAGTAACTAATCTACCTATTGAAATACATAATCATTGTACTAGTGGAATTGCTGAAATGACACTCCTTAAAGCTATTGAAGCAGGTGTTGATATAGTTGATACTGCTATTTCCCCACTGTCTTCAGGTACTTCTCAACCATGTACAGAGTCTTTAGCTTTAACTCTTAAAGGTACAGAAAGAGATCCTGAACTTGATATTCAAACTCTTAGCACTGTGGCAGATTACTTTAAGCCTATAGTCAACAAATATGTTGATAACGGTACATTGAGCTCAAAGGTTTTAATGACTGAGCCTAAAACATTGCAATATCAAATACCTGGTGGTATGTTGTCAAATTTGATATCTCAAATGAAATCACTAAATGCTGAGGATAAATTCGAAACAGTTCTTGCAGAGGTGCCTAAAGTTAGAGCAGATTTAGGATATCCCCCACTTGTTACACCTATGAGCCAAATGGTAGGAGCTCAAGCAGTTTTCAATGTTATTTCAGGTGGTAGATATAAAATTATTCCTACTGAAATTAAGGAATATGCAAGAGGTAAATACGGTTCACCTGCAGTTCCTATTTCAACTGAAATAAAGGAAAAAATCATAGGAAATGAAGAAGTTATAACCGTACGACCAGCAGACTTATTAGAGGATGCTTATGATAATTTTAAAGCAGAAATAGGGAATCTAGCCAAAACAGAGCAGGATGTTTTATCATATGCACTGTTCCCCAAAGTAGCAAAAGAATTTTTAGAAAAAAGATGA
- a CDS encoding GntR family transcriptional regulator produces the protein MENTITKKKSMSEQVYEQIKKMILHLEIKPGERIPEESITDLVNCSRTPVREALRKLNEEGLVTLYPGRYSEVAYYNNDVVKKIGELRLSQDLLSCQLAIRNGSNFDFRILKELAEMCELNAKKGNIYERISFDTKFHLQIAKIGGNELLIHNQEKLYMKIHLIQISRYTNIEDSIEQIGKHKEIIESLYDRDYERIKKLVCLHLEEFYEIDQEIIDMYLS, from the coding sequence ATGGAAAATACAATTACCAAGAAAAAAAGTATGAGTGAACAAGTTTATGAACAAATAAAGAAGATGATTTTACATCTTGAAATAAAGCCAGGTGAAAGAATACCAGAGGAAAGCATAACAGATTTGGTGAATTGTAGTAGGACCCCAGTAAGAGAGGCTTTGAGAAAACTTAATGAAGAAGGTTTAGTAACCTTGTATCCAGGGCGATATTCGGAGGTTGCTTATTATAATAATGATGTTGTAAAAAAAATAGGTGAACTTCGTTTATCTCAAGATCTTCTTTCCTGTCAGTTAGCCATAAGAAACGGTTCTAATTTTGACTTTAGAATATTAAAAGAATTAGCAGAAATGTGTGAGTTGAATGCTAAAAAAGGAAATATATATGAACGAATTTCTTTTGATACAAAATTTCACCTTCAGATTGCAAAAATTGGTGGAAATGAGTTGTTGATTCATAATCAAGAAAAATTATATATGAAAATTCATCTTATACAAATATCTAGATATACAAATATTGAAGATAGTATTGAACAAATAGGAAAGCACAAAGAAATTATAGAATCATTATATGATCGTGACTATGAAAGAATAAAGAAATTAGTATGTCTTCATTTAGAGGAATTCTATGAAATTGATCAAGAAATTATTGATATGTACTTATCTTAA
- the nifJ gene encoding pyruvate:ferredoxin (flavodoxin) oxidoreductase, with the protein MLKRKTQTMDGNTAAAYASYAFTDMAVIFPITPSSPMAEHIDEWAAAGKKNIFGNKVVVKEMQSEGGAAGALHGALQGGALASTYTASQGLLLMIPNMYKIAGELLPAVFHVSARSLASNALSIFGDHQDVMSIRQTGFTMLASSSVQQCMDLGSVAHLSAIKSKIPVLHYFDGFRTSHEMQKVELLEYDELAKLVDMEAVNSFRGNALNSDHPVLRGTTQNPDIFFQTREAVNKFYEPIPETIQHYMDEINKLTGRNYKLFNYYGSPNAENVIVAMGSGCDTIRETIEYFNAQGGNYGLLEVHLYRPFSTKHMLEALPETVKRIVVLDRTKEPGAPGEPLYLDVKNAFYGKENAPLIVGGIYGLGSKEFTPANVMEVFTNIEKENPQDGFTVGIIDDVTNKSLPAYEKKFNPSPEGTVACKFWGLGSDGTVSANKSAIKIIGDNTDKYVQAYFAYDSKKSGGLTISHLRFGDVEIQSPYGINSADFIACHNQSYVHQYDLVDDIKEGGTFLLNCVWNDEQLESELPASIKRKLADSNANFYVINAVDIAKKLGLGNRINMIMQAAFFKLSKIMPIEDAVKHLKDAVVKSYGKKGQDVVDMNWSAIDAGINSIVKIDIPDSWKTTLDKKEETKEELPEFVNKIMIPMNKQKGDSLPVSAFNGVEDGTYPTGVSQYEKRGIAIDVPYWDAEKCIQCNQCSFVCPHSVLRPMLLTDEQVSASPEKMKTKNAIGYKDKEFYMGLSALDCTGCGNCVDVCPAKEKALEMKPLADGREELANLWNYVKDIESIEVAEKQKSTVKGSQFAQPYFEFSGACAGCGETPYAKLVTQLFGDRMVISNSAGCTTVWGGSAPSIPFKKDKNGHGPAWGFSLFEDNAEYGYGMHVGTITVRNAIADKVNTQLEKGVDKELQEAMQEWIDGFNASEGTRDRAEKLSKALENYKNVPELAEIYERRDFFVKQSNWIFGGDGWAYDIGYGGLDHVLASGENINVLVFDTEVYSNTGGQSSKSTPTAAIAKFAASGKRTKKKDLGMMAMSYGYVYVAQIAMGANHNQTLKAILEAEAYPGPSLIIAYAPCVNHGIKGGMGKSQRQEKRAVEAGYWSLYRYNPTLKEEGKNPFSLDSKEPTASFEEFLLSEVRYSSLLKQYPEMAKELFKKAESDAKERLESYIRLSKQEY; encoded by the coding sequence ATGCTCAAACGCAAAACACAAACAATGGATGGTAATACAGCAGCTGCATATGCATCATATGCATTTACAGATATGGCAGTAATATTTCCTATTACCCCTTCGTCACCAATGGCAGAACATATTGATGAATGGGCAGCTGCTGGAAAAAAGAATATATTTGGGAATAAAGTTGTAGTCAAAGAAATGCAATCAGAAGGTGGAGCAGCAGGAGCACTACACGGAGCATTACAAGGAGGAGCTTTAGCATCAACATATACAGCTTCTCAAGGGTTGTTGCTAATGATACCAAATATGTATAAAATTGCGGGAGAATTGCTACCAGCTGTATTTCATGTAAGTGCACGTTCATTAGCGTCAAATGCGCTAAGTATTTTTGGAGACCATCAAGATGTTATGTCTATACGACAAACTGGTTTCACTATGTTGGCATCAAGTAGTGTTCAACAATGTATGGATTTAGGTTCAGTAGCTCATTTATCTGCTATAAAATCTAAAATTCCAGTATTACATTATTTTGATGGATTTAGAACATCTCATGAAATGCAAAAAGTAGAATTGTTAGAATATGATGAATTAGCAAAATTAGTTGATATGGAAGCAGTAAATAGTTTCCGTGGAAACGCACTTAACTCAGATCACCCAGTTCTTCGAGGAACAACGCAAAACCCAGACATATTCTTCCAAACAAGAGAAGCAGTAAACAAATTCTATGAACCGATACCAGAAACAATTCAGCATTATATGGATGAAATAAATAAATTAACGGGAAGAAACTATAAACTATTTAATTATTATGGTTCACCAAATGCAGAAAATGTTATTGTAGCAATGGGATCAGGCTGTGACACAATAAGAGAAACGATTGAATACTTCAATGCTCAAGGTGGAAATTATGGATTATTAGAAGTACATTTATATCGTCCATTCTCTACAAAGCATATGTTAGAAGCATTGCCAGAAACAGTGAAACGTATAGTAGTGTTAGATCGTACAAAAGAACCTGGTGCTCCAGGAGAACCACTATACCTAGACGTTAAAAATGCATTCTATGGAAAAGAAAATGCTCCATTAATAGTTGGCGGAATATATGGTCTTGGATCAAAAGAATTTACTCCAGCAAATGTAATGGAAGTATTTACAAATATAGAAAAAGAAAATCCACAAGATGGATTTACAGTTGGAATAATAGATGACGTAACAAATAAATCATTACCAGCATACGAAAAGAAATTTAACCCTTCACCTGAAGGAACAGTAGCATGTAAATTCTGGGGATTAGGATCAGATGGAACAGTAAGTGCTAATAAGTCAGCAATCAAAATTATTGGAGACAATACTGATAAATATGTACAAGCATATTTTGCATATGACTCTAAAAAATCCGGTGGATTGACAATATCACATTTAAGATTTGGCGATGTTGAGATTCAGTCACCATATGGAATAAATTCAGCTGATTTTATTGCTTGTCATAATCAATCTTATGTACATCAATATGATTTAGTTGATGACATAAAAGAAGGCGGAACATTCTTATTAAATTGTGTATGGAATGATGAGCAGTTAGAAAGTGAATTACCAGCATCAATAAAGAGAAAATTAGCAGACAGTAATGCTAACTTCTATGTAATAAATGCAGTAGATATTGCAAAGAAATTAGGATTAGGTAATAGAATTAATATGATAATGCAAGCCGCATTTTTCAAATTGTCAAAAATTATGCCTATAGAAGATGCAGTAAAACATTTAAAAGATGCAGTTGTAAAAAGCTATGGTAAAAAAGGACAAGATGTAGTAGATATGAACTGGAGTGCAATTGATGCAGGAATTAATTCAATAGTTAAAATTGACATTCCAGATAGTTGGAAAACTACATTAGATAAAAAAGAAGAAACAAAAGAAGAATTACCTGAATTTGTAAATAAAATAATGATTCCTATGAATAAACAAAAGGGAGACTCATTACCAGTTAGTGCATTTAACGGAGTAGAAGATGGTACTTATCCAACAGGTGTTTCTCAGTATGAAAAACGAGGAATAGCAATAGATGTTCCTTACTGGGATGCTGAGAAATGTATACAATGTAATCAATGTTCATTTGTATGTCCACATTCAGTACTAAGACCAATGTTGTTAACAGACGAGCAAGTATCTGCTTCACCAGAAAAAATGAAAACTAAAAATGCAATAGGTTATAAAGATAAAGAATTCTATATGGGATTATCTGCTTTAGATTGTACTGGATGCGGTAACTGTGTGGATGTTTGTCCAGCAAAGGAAAAAGCGCTTGAGATGAAGCCGCTTGCAGATGGAAGAGAAGAGCTTGCTAACTTATGGAATTATGTAAAAGATATAGAATCTATAGAAGTTGCAGAAAAACAAAAATCAACAGTTAAAGGAAGTCAGTTTGCACAGCCATATTTTGAATTTTCAGGAGCGTGTGCAGGTTGTGGTGAAACACCATATGCTAAATTAGTTACACAATTATTTGGAGATAGAATGGTTATATCTAACTCTGCTGGTTGTACAACTGTATGGGGAGGATCTGCGCCATCAATTCCATTTAAAAAAGATAAAAATGGACATGGACCAGCATGGGGATTCTCGCTATTTGAAGATAATGCAGAATATGGATATGGCATGCATGTAGGAACAATAACTGTACGTAATGCAATTGCAGATAAAGTAAATACTCAGCTTGAAAAAGGTGTAGATAAAGAATTACAAGAAGCAATGCAAGAATGGATTGATGGATTCAATGCATCAGAGGGAACTCGTGATAGAGCAGAGAAATTATCAAAAGCATTAGAAAATTATAAAAATGTACCAGAACTTGCAGAAATATATGAAAGAAGAGATTTCTTTGTAAAACAATCAAACTGGATCTTTGGTGGAGACGGTTGGGCTTATGATATTGGATATGGTGGATTAGACCATGTACTTGCATCTGGAGAAAATATAAATGTATTAGTATTTGATACTGAAGTATATTCTAACACAGGTGGACAATCATCAAAATCAACACCTACTGCTGCAATAGCAAAATTCGCAGCATCAGGTAAGCGTACAAAGAAAAAAGATCTTGGAATGATGGCTATGAGTTATGGTTATGTATATGTAGCACAGATAGCTATGGGTGCTAATCATAATCAAACATTAAAAGCAATATTAGAAGCTGAGGCATATCCAGGACCATCTTTGATAATTGCATATGCACCATGTGTAAATCATGGAATTAAAGGCGGAATGGGCAAATCACAAAGACAAGAAAAACGCGCTGTAGAAGCTGGATACTGGTCATTGTATAGATATAATCCAACGTTGAAGGAAGAAGGTAAGAATCCTTTCTCATTGGACTCTAAAGAACCAACAGCAAGCTTTGAGGAATTCCTATTAAGTGAAGTTCGTTATTCATCACTGTTAAAGCAGTATCCTGAAATGGCGAAGGAATTGTTTAAGAAAGCAGAATCAGACGCAAAAGAAAGATTAGAAAGTTATATTCGTTTAAGCAAACAAGAGTATTAA
- a CDS encoding molybdopterin-binding protein, whose amino-acid sequence MINKAIIIPTGDEIKTGIVLDTDSPMIMQVLLSMNGKCNITRNEPIADDENMIIDCIKGYLSQQVDLIVLIGGSGGGHRYSTTLGKDFTHSSLEAILDEKYSSELYGKNGHMWSKLLCGIINNTMIINVPGPFQEARSAIEAFKTTYEEDSRDFKKINKKMTEAVKAQYGNNIDIK is encoded by the coding sequence GTGATAAACAAAGCTATTATTATTCCAACTGGCGATGAAATAAAAACAGGAATAGTACTAGATACTGATAGTCCTATGATTATGCAAGTATTGTTAAGTATGAACGGTAAATGCAATATTACTCGAAATGAACCTATAGCAGATGATGAAAATATGATAATAGATTGTATAAAGGGTTACCTTAGCCAACAAGTAGATTTAATAGTATTAATAGGCGGTTCCGGTGGGGGACATAGATATAGCACAACATTGGGGAAAGACTTTACCCATTCTTCATTGGAAGCAATTTTAGATGAAAAATATTCCTCTGAGCTTTACGGCAAAAATGGACATATGTGGAGCAAACTATTATGCGGAATTATTAACAACACTATGATTATTAATGTGCCAGGACCGTTTCAGGAAGCCCGTTCTGCAATAGAAGCATTTAAGACAACATACGAAGAAGACAGCAGAGATTTTAAAAAAATAAATAAAAAGATGACTGAAGCAGTCAAAGCTCAATATGGAAATAACATAGATATTAAGTAA
- the nadD gene encoding nicotinate-nucleotide adenylyltransferase, whose protein sequence is MKKIGIFGGTFNPIHNGHLNMAENIGINLNLDFILVIPASVPPHKAWFNITDDKHRYEMCRLACEGNPLFKVSDIELKREGRSYTIDTLNEISSNYKDSGLYLIMGSDSFMSVNRWVGFKEIIKLTTLCTTSRDISESEHLYKMNKMLQDMGANTKICETPILPISSTVIRKNIYNGLEINSMVSEKVANYIKRNKLFI, encoded by the coding sequence ATGAAAAAAATAGGCATTTTTGGAGGAACTTTCAATCCAATTCATAACGGACATTTAAATATGGCAGAAAATATTGGTATAAATTTGAATTTAGACTTTATTTTAGTAATACCTGCTAGTGTTCCTCCGCATAAAGCTTGGTTTAACATAACAGATGATAAACATAGATATGAAATGTGTCGTTTGGCATGTGAAGGAAACCCTTTATTTAAAGTTAGTGATATTGAGTTAAAAAGAGAAGGAAGAAGTTATACAATAGACACTCTTAATGAAATATCAAGTAATTACAAAGATAGTGGATTGTATTTGATTATGGGATCTGATTCATTTATGTCTGTTAATAGATGGGTTGGATTTAAAGAAATTATTAAGTTGACCACATTATGTACGACTTCTAGAGATATAAGTGAAAGTGAACATTTATATAAAATGAATAAGATGTTGCAAGATATGGGTGCTAATACAAAAATATGTGAAACACCAATTTTACCAATATCTTCAACAGTTATAAGGAAAAATATATATAACGGGTTAGAAATTAATAGTATGGTATCTGAAAAGGTAGCAAATTATATAAAGAGAAATAAACTTTTTATATAG